Proteins encoded by one window of Lathyrus oleraceus cultivar Zhongwan6 chromosome 1, CAAS_Psat_ZW6_1.0, whole genome shotgun sequence:
- the LOC127096629 gene encoding agamous-like MADS-box protein AGL82 — MGRGRITMELIQNEKARKTTFQKRKNGLMKKVNEFSILCDVDVCVILYAPNFEGQGYLEPETWPKDPKEVQRILKKYYNTTNDRRPKIYDVHEYYKERVKKVEFEISKVRKDRLKIKYPTWDESFNSIGAENLRMFASTLDAKLDVCNQRMNMLKGDFKEKAIAQESHNVDQLMNSSYIASNPSNYYNLIQNMSQPQIYPTLTNISDKNLNSLGFWFQPGQSSQPSSMITNTQGNSYQVEEGRYVQPHPYKQIDANWGNQGNVNVTYDPSITMKNDEVENNENMLPYYYNGNAMQSYPIAMHNLPYQNHPNLPHGYHQLNGFYDMDFLQGHHMINYMDGRK; from the coding sequence ATGGGGCGTGGAAGAATAACTATGGAACTCATTCAAAATGAGAAAGCTAGAAAGACAACATTTCAAAAGAGGAAAAATGGATTAATGAAAAAAGTGAATGAATTCTCCATTCTTTGTGATGTTGATGTATGTGTCATTCTCTATGCTCCAAACTTTGAAGGTCAAGGATATCTTGAACCTGAAACATGGCCTAAAGATCCGAAAGAGGTTCAGAGAATTCTTAAAAAATACTATAACACAACGAATGATAGACGTCCTAAAATTTATGATGTTCATGAATATTACAAAGAGAGAGTGAAAAAAGTTGAATTCGAGATTTCCAAAGTGCGGAAAGATAGGTTAAAGATCAAATATCCAACTTGGGATGAGTCTTTCAATTCTATTGGAGCCGAAAATTTGAGGATGTTTGCTAGCACATTGGATGCTAAGCTTGATGTTTGTAATCAAAGGATGAATATGTTAAAAGGAGATTTTAAGGAGAAAGCAATAGCTCAAGAATCACATAATGTTGATCAACTTATGAATTCTTCTTACATTGCTTCAAATCCAAGTAACTACTATAATCTCATCCAAAACATGTCTCAACCACAAATTTATCCGACTTTGACCAATATTAGTGATAAAAACCTAAACTCCTTAGGTTTTTGGTTTCAACCCGGACAAAGCTCGCAACCTTCTTCTATGATTACCAACACACAAGGTAACTCGTATCAGGTCGAGGAGGGTCGATACGTGCAACCTCATCCATATAAGCAAATTGATGCTAATTGGGGCAATCAAGGCAATGTTAATGTTACTTATGATCCAAGCATCACGATGAAGAATGATGAAGTTGAAAATAATGAAAACATGTTACCATACTATTACAATGGAAATGCAATGCAATCATATCCTATTGCCATGCATAATCTTCCTTATCAGAATCATCCAAACCTACCTCATGGATATCATCAACTTAATGGATTCTATGATATGGATTTTCTTCAAGGTCATCATATGATCAACTATATGGATGGAAGGAAGTAG